DNA from Oscillatoria salina IIICB1:
GCCATTCCTAAACGAAAGACTGTATTATCCAAGCGCATTTCTAAAAGTTCTAATAACGCTGTACCTGTGGAACCCGTGGAACGACGAGCTTTCCGAACGTAGCGTATTAGTTGCTTTTCCGTTATACCGTAGTTTAAACGCAGTTTTTGCTTTTCTTCTAAGCGTACAGCATATTCAGAACGCTTACGTCGTCCTTGACCGTGTTCTCCGGGAGGATAAGAACGACGTGCTGTTTTACGAGTTAATCCTGGTAGTTCTCCTAGACGACGTGTCACCCGCAAGCGCGGTCCGCGATATCGAGACATATAGTTTTCTTTCTCCTGTGATTTTCTTAAATACCCAAAGATACAATTATAAACCAGCTTGACTGGAAATGTAAAATACGAAGTCCGGAAGATTCAATTTCCTAGTTAACAGTTTAACCTGAAAAAAAAAAGTGGACGATCGGGAAAACTAAAAAATGACTCAGGAAAATGATTTAAGAATTGTCTCGCTCCTACCTTCAGCAACAGAAATTGTCGCTGTTTTGGGCTTAACAGAAAAGTTGGTTGGTGTTTCTCATGAATGTGACTATCCACCGGAAGTCAAAAATTTACCTATTTGCACGGAAGCCCGATTAAACAGTGCGAAACCTAGTGTGGAAATTGATGCTGATGTCGCTGATTTAATA
Protein-coding regions in this window:
- the rpsD gene encoding 30S ribosomal protein S4 — encoded protein: MSRYRGPRLRVTRRLGELPGLTRKTARRSYPPGEHGQGRRKRSEYAVRLEEKQKLRLNYGITEKQLIRYVRKARRSTGSTGTALLELLEMRLDNTVFRLGMAGTIPGARQLVNHGHVTVNGRVVNIASYQCRPGDVIAVRDRDRSRKLVEANMQYPGLANLPSHLEFDKNTMTGKVNGVIEREWIALQINELLVVEYYSRKV